From Toxorhynchites rutilus septentrionalis strain SRP chromosome 2, ASM2978413v1, whole genome shotgun sequence, a single genomic window includes:
- the LOC129767058 gene encoding uncharacterized protein LOC129767058: protein MTTHQISIIKRKTYPSTQASILPTAIVLVHSLDRAPILGRVLLDSGSQFNFATKSLMNRLGVPTQTTKVNVYGFGQCKQPVHERGWISIESRVSDYYRTIPVLVSDNVIGSIPSKDLNTDNWNLSDVNLADPDFHLSSPVDILLGVSIVFDIIRSGNKDIGEELPRIQNTALGWVIGGGRAYIKANTEVSMVISGTKNSFVPIEWTEEKSLCEQLFVDTTTRTEDGRFIVRLPRKPNSDQLGDSKTLALGQFLKLEKRFEVDPLLHQQYSTFISEYLELGHMSKVNEKDLDGLNGPVFYSPHHPVFRPESATTKLRVVFNASAASSSGLSLNDVLMTGPMIQQDTFNILLRFRFPKYVLIADLEKMFRQILVHETDCQLQYILWRFSSEEAVSTYRLNTVTYGTCSAPYVAARCLKQVAIESKARFPQASSVIETDFYMDDMVTGLDDLDELIELKEEITAILNDAGFKLHKWNSNSSALVPDDRKKDEVKILGLRWNSKVDVFGFQSELQMHTKITKRNVLSDIQKIYDPLGMLSPLVVHGKLIMQDIWSQKLDWDEPLPEAIADKWRWFCVQISEIHNIVFPRRITTSEPSHKNIIELHGFSDAAKRAYGAAIYVRTITENGAQIQLLCAKSRVTPTSEKNTDENTTIPRMELRAASLLVHLMEKVKATVHVKIDWVYYWTDSTVTLDWIASPTKRRPQFITNRIKMVYYELVVASRQLVWIMINCIQSSYQPIAN, encoded by the exons ATGACAACCCACCAGATAAGCATCATCAAGAGAAAA ACTTATCCATCGACACAAGCATCCATCCTCCCTACGGCTATAGTATTGGTTCACAGTCTTGACCGTGCCCCAATATTGGGTCGAGTCTTATTAGACTCAGGCTCACAGTTCAACTTCGCTACGAAATCGCTGATGAACCGTTTAGGAGTACCAACTCAGACGACCAAAGTTAACGTGTATGGCTTTGGACAATGCAAACAGCCAGTTCACGAAAGAGGTTGGATTTCTATCGAATCACGCGTGTCCGATTACTATAGGACAATACCAGTGCTAGTATCGGACAATGTAATCGGGAGCATTCCCTCGAAGGATTTGAACACAGACAACTGGAATCTTTCAGACGTAAATTTAGCGGATCCTGATTTCCATTTAAGTAGCCCAGTTGACATACTATTGGGAGTTTCGATCGTATTTGACATCATTCGAAGTGGCAACAAAGACATTGGTGAAGAACTACCGCGTATTCAAAATACGGCACTTGGGTGGGTAATTGGCGGTGGTAGGGCATACATAAAGGCAAACACCGAAGTATCAATGGTAATCAGTGGAACCAAGAACAGTTTCGTTCCTATTGAGTGGACTGAAGAGAAATCATTGTGCGAGCAATTGTTCGTAGATACCACCACACGCACAGAAGACGGCCGTTTTATAGTGCGACTGCCACGAAAACCCAACTCTGATCAACTGGGTGATTCTAAAACCTTGGCTCTAGGACAATTCTTGAAGCTAGAAAAAAGGTTTGAAGTGGATCCTTTGCTACATCAACAATATAGCACTTTTATTTCTGAATATTTAGAACTAGGTCACATGTCCAAGGTAAACGAAAAGGACTTAGACGGACTGAATGGCCCTGTGTTTTATAGTCCTCATCACCCAGTATTCAGACCTGAGAGCGCTACCACAAAATTAAGGGTAGTTTTCAATGCATCTGCAGCTTCTTCTAGTGGTCTATCACTGAATGACGTTCTAATGACTGGACCCATGATTCAGCAGGACACCTTCAACATTCTGCTCAGATTCCGGTTTCCCAAATACGTGTTGATTGCGGATCTCGAAAAAATGTTTCGACAAATTCTGGTCCACGAAACAGATTGTCAGTTACAGTACATTCTGTGGCGATTCTCTAGCGAAGAAGCCGTATCCACATACCGGCTCAACACTGTAACATATGGTACATGTTCGGCACCATACGTTGCAGCGCGATGCTTAAAACAAGTAGCAATTGAATCTAAAGCTAGGTTTCCGCAAGCTAGTAGTGTGATTGAAACAGACTTTTATATGGACGACATGGTGACAGGTCTCGACGATCTAGACGAACTAAttgaacttaaagaagaaattacAGCGATACTAAACGACGCTGGGTTCAAACTTCACAAATGGAATTCAAACTCATCTGCGTTAGTACCCGATGATAGGAAAAAAGATGAGGTAAAGATTCTAGGTCTACGATGGAACTCTAAGGTGGATGTTTTTGGGTTTCAAAGTGAACTTCAAATGCACACTAAGATCACAAAACGTAACGTGTTGTCAGATATTCAAAAGATCTATGACCCACTCGGAATGCTCAGCCCACTTGTCGTGCATGGTAAGCTTATAATGCAAGATATTTGGTCACAAAAATTGGACTGGGATGAACCGCTACCAGAGGCGATAGCAGACAAATGGAGATGGTTCTGTGTTCAAATATCGGAAATTCATAATATCGTATTTCCTAGGCGCATAACGACATCGGAACCGagccataaaaatattattgaactgCACGGGTTTTCGGATGCGGCTAAAAGAGCATATGGCGCAGCAATTTATGTGAGAACCATTACAGAAAATGGTGCTCAAATTCAACTACTTTGTGCTAAATCACGAGTTACGCCGACAAGTGAGAAAAACACGGATGAAAATACTACAATCCCCAGAATGGAGCTGAGAGCTGCTTCACTCTTGGTGCATTTAATGGAGAAGGTCAAAGCAACAGTGCATGTTAAAATTGATTGGGTATATTACTGGACAGACTCTACTGTCACATTGGATTGGATCGCAAGCCCAACGAAGCGACGGCCACAGTTTATAACGAACAGA ATCAAGATGGTTTATTACGAGTTGGTGGTCGCATCCAGGCAGCTGGTCTGGATTATGATCAACTGCATCCAATCATCCTACCAGCCAATTGCAAATTAA